From the Candidatus Nitrosotenuis uzonensis genome, the window ATCAGGATATGATCATATATCAAGTGCGATAGGTGCAGCTATTGCTGCAAGTGAGGGGGTAGACCTATTGTGCTATCTTACACCTGCTGAACACCTGGCGCTTCCAAATACGGAGGAGGTACGCGCCGGCTTGATCGCCTACAGGATTGCTGCACATGCGGGAGATCTTGTCAAGCTTCGCGAAAAGGCCATAATTTGGGATGCCAAGATGACTGAGGCAAGACGCACACTTGACTGGGAAAGACAGATATCACTTTCAATAGATCCGGAGGAAGCAGCGCGTATCCACAATAGGACGGGCCAACACACCGGCAACAACGTTCCATGTACGATGTGCGGCGGTGCATGTGTGTACATAATGCTGCCCCAGCAGCGAAAATACACAAAGGACGAACAAAACCTACAACAAGTTGAACAGGACGTCAGCTAGGCTGGGCACAGTCTGATATCTGTAAATCTCTTTTGGCTCTATCCACACGTATGAACTGTTCTCCCAGTTCAGCGAGATCCTAGGATTCTCTATCTCAAAGAGAAACGGAAAGATCACCCATTGGTGGTCCGGATACTGCGGCGATGAGACTGCCATCTCCTTTCCTGCCTTTAACAGCCTGATTGATTGGCTGTCTATGCCGATTTCCTCGTAAATCTCTATCTTTGCACGAGAAAGCGGATCCTCATTCCCCTCTATTATACCGCTCACTCCTCCCCACAGCCCTTTCATGCTCTTTACTTTCTCACTTCTCCTAAGAAGCAAAAACTTTTCGTTACTTGTGACAAAAGATGTTACTATTCTTGTAGAACGCATTCGCTATTTTTCAATAGCATTGATCATGGTGTTAAGCTTTTTGTAAGAATCTTCCAGGTTGGAGTTTTTTGCCAGATTTGACTGAACCGTCTTGATGTAGTTACTTACATCCTCTGACTTTGCCTCTTGTACATCAGTTAGAAGTCTTCCTACATCCTTCCAAAATTCTTCTGCCGGCCTTCTTATCTCCGGATTTGATATTATTGTCTCTATGAGCTCAGGTGATTCTGTCATTATGCTCTCGCAAAGTATCTTTTGCACCTTGAATGTAGTGCCTGACATCCTCTCTGTAAGGCTGACCTTGTCATCCTTTGCAAGTATGTTTGCAAGTGCCAAGTTGACAAGGTGCGTTAGACCCAAGATGATCGCAATTTTTTTGTCGTGCTCTATTGCATCTATGGTGACAAAGTTTGCCCCTTCGAAGAGAGACTTGACAAGGGCGAGCTCTTTTTTCGCATCCTTTATCGGCACCGATATTATGTTCTGTCCCTTGATCTTTTTTGCGCCAGGCCCGAACATGGGATGTATGCACACTGGGTTTATCTTGGTCGGAATCTTCAGCAGAGCGGCTGCCGTCTTTGCCTTCTGTGAAGATATCTCGATGAGGTAGGAGCCTCGCTTCATCTCCTTTGCAATAAGTCTGATTATCTCAGGCGTCCTTCTTGTCGGTGTGCATAGTAAAACTATGTCAGTGTTTAGTACTGCCCCGACAAGCGAATCTGCCTTTCTGACCGTCTTGTCTGTGATCGGCGATTCCGAGTCATACCCTATTACGTCATATCCTGTTGATGCAAAATACTTGGCAAACCACTGGCCCATCTTACCGCCAGCGCCGATAATCGTGATGCTTTTTTTCATCTATATCCCTTCAAAACCTCATCTAATATCTTCATCCCTTCCTTTAGTTTGTTTTCGTCCTGGGCTACAGAAATGCGGATAAAACCCCTGTAGTTGCCAAATCCCTCGCCTGGGGCGACTGCAACACCCCTTTCCAAGAGCCTGTTTGTAAAGTCCAGCCCATCAAAGATGCCTGCTCCAGCCCTTGCAAACACGTACATTGCCCCGTCTGGCTCCAAAAACTCCAAGCCTATCCTCCTTGCCTCTTCTGAGACGGTGTCAAGCTTTGACTTCATGGATTTTTTGTATTGTACAAGGTCTGAGTTGAGCGCCTTGAGCGCAGCATATTGTATTGGCTCTGCCACATTCGTAATGCATAGCGCTTGCAACTTGACCATCCTATCTATTATGCTCTTATCAGCTACTGTGTAACCAATTCTAAACCCCGTCATTGCGTGAGATTTTGAGAATGACTGTGTGACTATGGTTTTTTCATAGTTGTTTGCAAGAACACTCTTCCAGTCTCTATATGCATACAGCGAATAAATCTCATCGCTTAGCACATAAAGATCATTTTTCCTTGCAATCTCAACTATTCTATCTTGTATTGCAGGTGCCAAGATCTTTCCGGTAGGATTGTTAGGATAGTTCATCACGATCATCTTTGTGTTGGAGTTAATTGCCTGCTCAATCTGCGTTATTGATGGCTCCCATTTGTCTTCAAGTCGTGTCTGTATTGTTCGCACTTTGATTCCAGCATTGATTGCGCACTCTCGGTATGCAGGCCATGCTGGCTCTATGATGATGATCTCATCTCCTGGGTTTAGCAGGGTGTTGACTGCAAGATATACTGCAAATCTGCCTCCTGGAGACACTAGTATGTTCTCTGCAGTGGCGTTTGCTCCAAAGTTTCTTATCGCATATTCTGCAAGCGCAGCTCTTAGCCTTGGCATGCCTGCTGCCGGGCCGTATCGAACAATTCCGCCATCAAATGCCTCATCAAATCCCGTCTTTGCAGCTGCAGGCGGCATAAAGTCTGGCTCGCCAACTTCCATGTGTATTATCTTCCTTCCTTGCTGCTCTAGGGCTTTTGCCTTCAGAAAAACGGTAAGGTGCGTTTGCTTGCCCTCCGACTGGATCTTCACCGATTCATTTAGAAGAAAGTTGAGGAATTTTTTACCCAGAGATTCGTCAAGGCCGATATCCTTGCACATCTGTGTTACCCTGACTCTTAGCTGTTCTTCCCGTGCCTCGTCTGTTACTCCAAGTCCGCTACTCTTTTTGAGCTCTCCTATCTGTCTTGCAATATCGGTCCTGTCCTTGAAGAGTCGCAACATCTGCAGTGTTATCTCATCAATTCTGTTTCGTAGCTGGTCTATGTTTGACATTTTACAATACTGGCTTGATGAATCCACCCATGAGCGCATGGTCCGCAAGAACTAGTGATACAAGTGAATCTACAACTGGCGGTGCCCTTGGAACAACGCACGGATCGTGCCTTCCCTGAACCTGCAGTATGACAGGTTTTTTTGTCTTAATGTCAACAGTACTCTGCCTTTTTGCAATAGATGATGCCGGCTTGAACGCAACTCTCATTACTATCGGCATGCCATTTGAGAGCCCTCCAAGTATGCCGCCGGCATTGTTAGTCTTTGTGGTTATTTTACCACCTCTTGTAACGTATGGGTCGTTGTTTTGCGATCCAAAAAGCTCCGAGCCTGCAAAACCGGAACCGAATTCTACTCCTTTAACTGAGGGAATGGAATAGATGGCCTTGCTAATATCTGATTCCAGCGATCCAAATATCGGCTCGCCCAAGCCCACCGGCACGTTGTATGTGGTTGACTCGATAATGCCTCCAAGAGTATCGCCACTCTTCCTTGCATCAAGTATTGCATTGCGCATTCGCTTCGCTGCATTTTGATCGGGGCATCTGACCTCGTTTGCATAAATCTTTTCCTTCATGCTGAGATCGAATTTGTCTCTCATCGAAATTCTGCCTATCTTTGTAGTGTAAGAATGGGTCTCCACATTCAGGGCCACCCTGAGCAACTTTCTTGCCACCGCCCCGCCCATGACGTGGGTCGCAGTAAGCCTGCCTGAAAATCTACCCCCGCCTCTGTAGTCGTTAAATCCGTTATACTTGACAAGAGCAGGATAGTCAGAGTGCCCCGGTCTCATCTTGGTCTGGAGCTGCTCATAATCTCTGGAATTCTGATCCTTGTTCCAGATTATCATTGCAATGGGAGCGCCGGTGGTATACCCACGAAAAACTCCGGAGAGTATCTCTACTATGTCGCCTTCCTTTCTTTGCGTAGATACAAGCGATTGTCCTGGCTTTCTGTAATCTAGCATGACTTGGACGTCCTTTTCGTCAAGCTCAAGGCCAGCAGGGCAACCGTCGAGCACCGCGCCGACGCACTTTCCATGACTTTCCCCAAAGCTGGTCAGAACAAGTCTTTGCCCAATAGAACTGCCGGCCATCAACATAAAACCTCAATCTGATGCATATAACCCTTTTATGCAAAAGTAATCTTTGCGCCGACACCAATCATATCGTCCACAAAAGTCGGATACGAGACGTCCACTGACTCGGGATCCGATACGGTACAGTCTCCTACATACATTGCAGCAATGCAAAATGCCATGAAGAGCCTGTGGTCATCCTCTGAATCAAGATGCGCCCCGCTTGTTTTTTCCGGTGGACTCATCACCAATCCATCATCATTTTCCTTGACGCTCACTCCTATCTTTCTGAGCTCACGCGCTATGATGGCAATCCTGTCGGTTTCTTTGAACCTTGCATGTCGTACGTTATAGATCTCAAGCGGTGCCTGACATTTGAGACAAAGTATGGAAAGAGGCGGAAGAAGATCCGGCGTATTTGAAAGATCAAATCTTCCGCCAAGCAATTTTTCTGGGGCCCTGACCTTTATTGTGTTCTTGTGCAGCGATACATCCACTCCCATCTTGCCCAGTATGTCTATTATTGCCTCATCACCCTGTGAGAGGTCTCCTATCGATGCGTTTATTGTAAGGTCCCTTCCTACCAGTACGGCCGCAGATAGCAGCAATGCAATGCTTGAGAAATCCGACGGGATGCTGACTGTGGCATGTTTGTATTCCTGGGGCGCTATTTGGTATTTTCTATATGGCTCTATTACTTGGACCGTGACACCAAATTTTTTCATACTCGATATGGTCGCATCAAGATACGGCTTTGAGACAAGCTCAGTGCTGATGTTTACTGTGAGGCCATTTTCCATCTTTGGCGCTGCAATGAACAGGGCCGATATGAACTGGCTTGATATATCTCCTGGTATGGTTATACTTCCACCCCTTGCCCTGCCAACCACTGTTACAGGAGGCTTGCCATCATTTGATGTGCATTTTGCCCCCAGTGCCTCAAGCGCATCAAGTAGCGGCTTCATCGGTCTTTTCTTTAGGGATTCATCTCCAGTAAGTGTAGTCTTTGCGTCCCTAAGCGAGGCAATTGCTGCAGCAATCCTTATGGTAGTTCCAGAATTTGACGCATCCACAAGAAGGTCTGCATCATCAAACTCCTCAATGCCCCTGATCTTCAGATTTCTCCCAGCCTCCTGAATCTGCGCCCCAAAGCTCTTGCAAATATTCATTGTGGCAACCGTGTCCCTTGATTTTAGTACGTTCTTGATAATGCTCTTGCCATCTACAAGAGATGCTAAGAATATGGCGCGGTGTGTATAACTCTTGTTGGGCGGGCAACCTATTGAGCCTGTGAGAGTTGATCTTTCTACCTTACAGTTCATGGACGCTAGCCTTCTTGTTGTTTACCTGCGCAATAAGGGTCCTGCCCTCAAGTCCTGCAAACGCTTTCTTGACACGATTAATCCTTTCCTTTTTTGCCACCGCAGCTATTGCAGGGCCGTTTCCTGACACGGAAACGCCAAGTGCTCCGGCCTCTATTATTTTTGCTACTGTTCGAGGATCTGAGTTAAGTATCGTAGAGCCGGCAAGTCCGTTTAGCACCATGGCGTTCCAGTAGTGACCCTCCCTTGCAAAGTCCCATGCCCTCTGGAATACCCCGCCAAGCATTTTTAGCTGCTTGATATTTCCTCGCTTCCTTGATCTTGGAACAAACACTACAACCGCAAGGTTGACCGGCGTCCTTTCCATCCTGATTATCTTTCTTTTGTAATTATCAGTTACAACAGTTCCTCCGTAATAGCACGCACATGCATCATCGTATGCGCCAGTCATGCTTACCCTTGTCGCAATCGATGCCTCCACACCGGTAAGAAGCACCTGCGTATCAGTGTATCTTGGCCTGAACATCTTGTGGCACGCAAGCGAGATTGCAGAAGAAATGGCACTAGAGCTTTTCAACCCGTACCCGGTCGGAATCTGTGATCTGAGCAGTATCTCTATTCTGTTTTTTTCCAGCTCCTTTTTTGGCACAGACATTTCCACCACCTTGTTTACCAGCTTTGTGCTCATACTACTGCTGTCTGCCTGCAGGTGTATTCCCCTTCCATCATATGCACTCACAGTTGCCTCCACCATTGAGTCTATGCCTAGCGTTGCCCCTCTCCCTGTAGCAATTGCATTCACTATTGAAATCGCCCCAAACACTGTTGCCTTTGCCTGCATCTAAAATCCTCCAAGCAACGCCTTTCTCATCGCATCATATGGTGCCTTGGTTTTGTGCCATATCTCAAATGCTATGGCAGCCTGTCCTAAAAGCATCTCATATCCATAAATTACGGTGGCAGAATTTTTCTTGCTCTGAGCAATCAAGTCCGTATTCATTGGCATGTAGATGATATCATAAACTATGCACTCAGGACCTATAGTTTTTGTAGATATGGGACTTGGCTCGCCCCTAAGGCCTACTGCAGTAGCATTCACTATGAATCTGTGTTTTCCTGCATCCTTGCCTGCCTGCTCAAGCGTGGTACATTCTACATCAAGCCCAAGTCCTGATGCAAACCTTGCAAGTTCCTGGCCTCTTTGTTGTGTCCTGTTTGCAATCACTATCTTGCCTGCCCCCTCCTTTGCAAATCCTGCAACAATTGCTCTTGCAGCGCCGCCTGCTCCCAAAAGAAGCACGCTTGCGCCTGAAATAGGAATACTTCTTTTTTTGATTGGCTCTAAAAATCCGTCCATATCAGTATTGTAACCGACCAACTTGCCGCCCTCGTTTGAGACCGTATTGGTGGCCCCAATAACCTTGCACTCTTCGGATGCCTCCTCAAGGTACTTTATCATCTCCACCTTGTGTGGAATCGTCACATTAAATCCTGCAATCTTTATTTGTCTTAGCGAGTCAATACCTTCCCTCAGCTCCCCTCTCGGAATCCTATATGCTATGTATGTGCAGTCCATACCAAGTGCCCTGAACGCTGCGTTGTGTATGCTAGGAGAAAGCGAGTGATCTATCGGATCACCTATAACCGCGTACGTCTTTGTCATCTTATTTTTTCGGTCTTAACATTGATTTAACTTGTGCTAGGCTCATCTGGCCCGGTGCCACCGGCCTGCCAAGCGAGACATATGTGTACGGGCTTCCAAACTGCATGCACAAGATTCTGGATATCTGCCCGGCGCTGCCCATGGCAAACGCAATAAGGTTGACGTCCTTTTGCCTGTACAGCGACATTACAGACACCGTATCTGCAACTGTGTTGGCAGTGGTGACAATCTTTACATTCCTTGAGAATTTGCGCATTTTGCGCAACATTCGCTGCAGTTTTGAGTGCCTTGGTGTTCCGCCAAAGTCGTGCCATGATACTAGTATCTCAGATCCGGTCATTCTGATATAATTCCTCAGGCGCATGTTCTTTGATATGGTGGAAAACTCTACATCAAGAAGATACGGACCGTATTCTGCAATCAACTTCAAAATGGATATTCTTTCCTCTTCACTTCCCTCAAATCTGCCTCCTTCGCTCTTTGACCTGAGCGTGCACACGCACCTTCCAAGGTATCTTCTCACAAGATGCAGAGCCTCCGGAAC encodes:
- a CDS encoding NUDIX domain-containing protein, with protein sequence MRSTRIVTSFVTSNEKFLLLRRSEKVKSMKGLWGGVSGIIEGNEDPLSRAKIEIYEEIGIDSQSIRLLKAGKEMAVSSPQYPDHQWVIFPFLFEIENPRISLNWENSSYVWIEPKEIYRYQTVPSLADVLFNLL
- a CDS encoding prephenate dehydrogenase/arogenate dehydrogenase family protein — translated: MKKSITIIGAGGKMGQWFAKYFASTGYDVIGYDSESPITDKTVRKADSLVGAVLNTDIVLLCTPTRRTPEIIRLIAKEMKRGSYLIEISSQKAKTAAALLKIPTKINPVCIHPMFGPGAKKIKGQNIISVPIKDAKKELALVKSLFEGANFVTIDAIEHDKKIAIILGLTHLVNLALANILAKDDKVSLTERMSGTTFKVQKILCESIMTESPELIETIISNPEIRRPAEEFWKDVGRLLTDVQEAKSEDVSNYIKTVQSNLAKNSNLEDSYKKLNTMINAIEK
- a CDS encoding aminotransferase class I/II-fold pyridoxal phosphate-dependent enzyme, yielding MSNIDQLRNRIDEITLQMLRLFKDRTDIARQIGELKKSSGLGVTDEAREEQLRVRVTQMCKDIGLDESLGKKFLNFLLNESVKIQSEGKQTHLTVFLKAKALEQQGRKIIHMEVGEPDFMPPAAAKTGFDEAFDGGIVRYGPAAGMPRLRAALAEYAIRNFGANATAENILVSPGGRFAVYLAVNTLLNPGDEIIIIEPAWPAYRECAINAGIKVRTIQTRLEDKWEPSITQIEQAINSNTKMIVMNYPNNPTGKILAPAIQDRIVEIARKNDLYVLSDEIYSLYAYRDWKSVLANNYEKTIVTQSFSKSHAMTGFRIGYTVADKSIIDRMVKLQALCITNVAEPIQYAALKALNSDLVQYKKSMKSKLDTVSEEARRIGLEFLEPDGAMYVFARAGAGIFDGLDFTNRLLERGVAVAPGEGFGNYRGFIRISVAQDENKLKEGMKILDEVLKGYR
- the aroC gene encoding chorismate synthase yields the protein MAGSSIGQRLVLTSFGESHGKCVGAVLDGCPAGLELDEKDVQVMLDYRKPGQSLVSTQRKEGDIVEILSGVFRGYTTGAPIAMIIWNKDQNSRDYEQLQTKMRPGHSDYPALVKYNGFNDYRGGGRFSGRLTATHVMGGAVARKLLRVALNVETHSYTTKIGRISMRDKFDLSMKEKIYANEVRCPDQNAAKRMRNAILDARKSGDTLGGIIESTTYNVPVGLGEPIFGSLESDISKAIYSIPSVKGVEFGSGFAGSELFGSQNNDPYVTRGGKITTKTNNAGGILGGLSNGMPIVMRVAFKPASSIAKRQSTVDIKTKKPVILQVQGRHDPCVVPRAPPVVDSLVSLVLADHALMGGFIKPVL
- the aroA gene encoding 3-phosphoshikimate 1-carboxyvinyltransferase; the protein is MNCKVERSTLTGSIGCPPNKSYTHRAIFLASLVDGKSIIKNVLKSRDTVATMNICKSFGAQIQEAGRNLKIRGIEEFDDADLLVDASNSGTTIRIAAAIASLRDAKTTLTGDESLKKRPMKPLLDALEALGAKCTSNDGKPPVTVVGRARGGSITIPGDISSQFISALFIAAPKMENGLTVNISTELVSKPYLDATISSMKKFGVTVQVIEPYRKYQIAPQEYKHATVSIPSDFSSIALLLSAAVLVGRDLTINASIGDLSQGDEAIIDILGKMGVDVSLHKNTIKVRAPEKLLGGRFDLSNTPDLLPPLSILCLKCQAPLEIYNVRHARFKETDRIAIIARELRKIGVSVKENDDGLVMSPPEKTSGAHLDSEDDHRLFMAFCIAAMYVGDCTVSDPESVDVSYPTFVDDMIGVGAKITFA
- a CDS encoding shikimate kinase, which encodes MQAKATVFGAISIVNAIATGRGATLGIDSMVEATVSAYDGRGIHLQADSSSMSTKLVNKVVEMSVPKKELEKNRIEILLRSQIPTGYGLKSSSAISSAISLACHKMFRPRYTDTQVLLTGVEASIATRVSMTGAYDDACACYYGGTVVTDNYKRKIIRMERTPVNLAVVVFVPRSRKRGNIKQLKMLGGVFQRAWDFAREGHYWNAMVLNGLAGSTILNSDPRTVAKIIEAGALGVSVSGNGPAIAAVAKKERINRVKKAFAGLEGRTLIAQVNNKKASVHEL
- the aroE gene encoding shikimate dehydrogenase codes for the protein MTKTYAVIGDPIDHSLSPSIHNAAFRALGMDCTYIAYRIPRGELREGIDSLRQIKIAGFNVTIPHKVEMIKYLEEASEECKVIGATNTVSNEGGKLVGYNTDMDGFLEPIKKRSIPISGASVLLLGAGGAARAIVAGFAKEGAGKIVIANRTQQRGQELARFASGLGLDVECTTLEQAGKDAGKHRFIVNATAVGLRGEPSPISTKTIGPECIVYDIIYMPMNTDLIAQSKKNSATVIYGYEMLLGQAAIAFEIWHKTKAPYDAMRKALLGGF
- the aroD gene encoding type I 3-dehydroquinate dehydratase, whose amino-acid sequence is MAFKTCATVAESTPRRVLAVVSDALKKSDYVEIRFDFLKPEKVPEALHLVRRYLGRCVCTLRSKSEGGRFEGSEEERISILKLIAEYGPYLLDVEFSTISKNMRLRNYIRMTGSEILVSWHDFGGTPRHSKLQRMLRKMRKFSRNVKIVTTANTVADTVSVMSLYRQKDVNLIAFAMGSAGQISRILCMQFGSPYTYVSLGRPVAPGQMSLAQVKSMLRPKK